In the genome of Cupriavidus taiwanensis, one region contains:
- a CDS encoding DUF2628 domain-containing protein: MHASIRDDAALAAFVGPRFPYYGERWSVAETHGGISWNWAACLLGPFWMAYRRMYWQVGVYALIVGAEPLLHALFGLQLPMAGRPLLYAMALLLGLYGNELYRWHAEATIRHVREYHYSPELVNDSLERRGRTSWPGVFAMGLLLLVMVVSLRPLAALMVQGGAPGAG; the protein is encoded by the coding sequence ATGCATGCTTCGATCCGTGACGACGCGGCGCTGGCCGCATTCGTGGGGCCGCGCTTTCCGTACTATGGCGAGCGCTGGTCGGTAGCAGAAACCCACGGCGGCATCTCGTGGAACTGGGCGGCGTGCCTGCTGGGTCCGTTCTGGATGGCTTACCGGCGCATGTACTGGCAGGTGGGCGTCTATGCGCTGATCGTCGGCGCCGAGCCGCTGCTGCATGCATTGTTCGGCCTGCAGCTGCCGATGGCGGGCCGGCCGCTGCTGTACGCGATGGCGCTGCTGCTGGGGCTGTACGGCAACGAGCTGTACCGCTGGCACGCCGAGGCCACCATCCGCCATGTACGCGAGTACCACTACTCGCCCGAACTGGTGAACGACTCGCTGGAACGCCGCGGCCGCACCAGCTGGCCGGGCGTGTTCGCCATGGGCCTGCTGTTGCTGGTGATGGTGGTGTCGCTGCGTCCGCTGGCGGCGCTGATGGTGCAGGGCGGCGCGCCGGGCGCCGGCTGA
- a CDS encoding LysR substrate-binding domain-containing protein, whose protein sequence is MHYDLTDLRLFLNVGETENLTRAAERSFLSLPAASTRIKQLEEAFQTQLLIRQVKGVRLTPAGDALLRHAREVFRELECLHADLRPYAKGVKGRVRLLANTTATNSFLATGVSRFLSENPDVDIELEEHLSQEIVSAISAGAADLGIVAGEVATQDLDAMHLCSDALIVIAPVNHPLPTFKRLHFADLLDTCRFVGLNQFSAIQSFLDRIAAGMGKRISLRIQVGSFDAVCRMVEAGAGIAIVPNSCARRYASRKVLRFIPLEDEWARRELRLVRRPGRELPQFAETLIQYLVDAAREPV, encoded by the coding sequence ATGCATTACGACCTGACCGACCTCCGCCTCTTCCTGAATGTCGGCGAGACGGAGAACCTGACCCGTGCCGCCGAGCGCAGCTTTCTGTCGCTGCCCGCCGCCAGCACGCGGATCAAGCAGCTGGAAGAGGCTTTCCAGACACAATTGCTGATCCGCCAGGTCAAGGGCGTGCGGCTTACGCCGGCGGGCGACGCGCTGCTGCGCCACGCGCGCGAGGTCTTCCGCGAACTCGAATGCCTGCACGCGGACCTGCGGCCGTATGCCAAGGGCGTAAAGGGGCGCGTGCGGCTGCTGGCCAACACCACCGCGACCAACTCGTTCCTGGCCACCGGCGTGTCGCGCTTCCTCAGCGAGAACCCGGACGTGGACATCGAGCTGGAGGAGCACCTGTCGCAGGAGATCGTGTCGGCCATCAGCGCCGGCGCGGCGGACCTGGGCATCGTCGCCGGCGAAGTCGCCACCCAGGACCTGGATGCGATGCACCTGTGCAGCGACGCGCTGATCGTGATCGCGCCGGTCAACCATCCGCTGCCGACTTTCAAGCGGCTGCATTTCGCCGACCTGCTCGATACCTGCCGCTTTGTCGGCCTGAATCAGTTCAGCGCGATCCAGTCCTTCCTCGACCGCATCGCCGCCGGCATGGGCAAGCGCATCAGCCTGCGGATCCAGGTGGGCAGCTTCGATGCGGTATGCCGCATGGTCGAGGCCGGCGCCGGCATCGCCATCGTGCCCAACAGCTGCGCGCGCCGCTATGCCAGCCGCAAGGTGCTGCGCTTTATCCCGCTGGAAGACGAATGGGCGCGGCGCGAGCTGCGCCTGGTGCGCCGGCCGGGGCGCGAACTGCCGCAGTTCGCCGAAACCCTGATCCAGTACCTGGTCGACGCCGCGCGCGAGCCGGTGTAG